In the genome of Helicovermis profundi, the window AACCACGATTCACACAAATGTTTCACATGTCCATGAGATCTCCCCAGGTAAGAACACAATCTTTCTCTCCATGTATCTGCCACATTTACGCTGTTGATTCCGAGTAGTTATTGGACTTTGATTTGTTTAGCAACCTTATCCATCAACTTGCGCCTTATGTGATTTCTGTTCGTCAGACCAGAGATTTGCCGCCGGCTTCCTTCAGATTCCTCGTCACCAAGGACACCCTTGCCATAAGCTATACACTTCCCACTACTAGGGTATGTTGTTGATTGTCAAATTATTTGATGTTGGATTCTTCAAATTAAATTACGTTAAAAATAGCTAAAAAAATAGCATATTCAAATTTATTGATGTAGCTTATTCATGTTAAATAATGTGTTTTAAAATGAAATAAAACCATGATTAAATAACTAAATCATAGTTTTATTATTTTTTATCCTAATTCAGTTTCATTAACCGCCATCATTACAATATCGTTATTAATATCTGTAATATTTTGATTATTACCTATTAATAAGCATGCATTACATATTTTATTAATAATTCTTGGTATACCATTTGAAGAGTTAATTATGCCTTCTAAGGCTCCTTCACTAAAAATATTTACATGACAATTAGCTCCGATGAGTTTATTTTTTATATAGCTTCTAGCTTCTTCTTTATTTAGTCCATCTAAATGATAATTCATAGTTATTCTTTGTCTTAGCGGTTCGTGTGATACTAATCTAAGAGTATTATTTATATTTGGAAGTCCAACTAATAATACAACTGCACGATCTTTTGAATCCATTTCAAAATTGAAAAGAATTTTCAAATCATTTAGTATACCATTATTAATGTAATTTGCTTCATCAATAATAATAACCGGAGTTATGCGTTTTTCAACAGCGTATCTAGTAATTTCATTTTGAATTATCTTAAAATTATCATTTTTTCTCATCATTGGCTCTAAACCTAATTGCTGAGCTAAATTTTTATAAAATTCAGCTACAGTTAGAGTTGATAATGAACTATAAATAACCTTAAAAAGTGAAGGATTTAGTATTTTAGACCAACTTCTTATAATAGTTGTTTTACCTTTTCCAGGTGATCCTGTAATAAGACCAAATCCTCTAGTTTCAAGTAGTATATTAAGTCTTAACAAAGTTTCTTTGTATTCAGATGTTTCAATTATTATTTCTTTACTATTTTTTATAAATGGGTTAAAATCTAACCCAAAACGACTTGTATAATCCATTAATTTTTTCCTCCTGTTAATTTAACTTTTTCACGTTTGATTTTAGAATTTTCATGCTTATTTAGTAACTTAATAGGCGTTAAATCTCCTGTATATTTATCTAATATAAAAATATTTTTCATATCAGGTGAATACCTTAAAGTAATTCTTTGTTTAGAAAATCTATAATGCACTTCATATTCCACTTCATTAATTACAACTACATTATCTGTTGAAACTCGCCGCTCTATTTCAAGTAGAAAACTTTTATAAATATGATCTTCACTTAATCTTTTGATAAGCGCTGATTCACTAAAAAAACGGTCCATTGGTGATAATCCGTTTAAAGAACTATGAATCTTTTGATTGTAAGATTTTACATATATTAAAAGTGATAAACGAAGATCCTCGAGTGATGAAAAATCATTCATGTTAAGTCCACTCATCCACTGTTGTTTAAGGGTTTTAAAGAACCTTTCTACCTTAGCTTTTCCAGTTGGTGTATAAGGTGGATTGTAGTTAAGCGTTGAACCAATGCGAGCAGCAAGTAAGGTGATTTGCTTATTTTTATATGAAGATCCATTATCAAAATTTAGTCGTTTTGGTCTTCCATATTTTGAAACTGCAGATTTTAGTACAGACATTACATTAACTGTATTATCATTAAAAAATACGTCAATACCAGTTATCATACGTGAAGCATCATCTAACATAGCAATAATCCACACTTTATGTTTTTTCCTATTAATCATTAAGTAAGGTCCAACACTGCTGTCACCACACCATACTTCATTGATATGAGGACGCTCATATCTTCTCATATCCTTATTATTGGTATAAAGATTATTTTTATTTAATTGATTTACATATCTATTAATTGTTGAAAGTGAAATTTCACCTTTGTTAATAGTGCCATTACTAATTAACTTTTGATGAATTAATGTAGCAGGAATTCTTGGATATTCACTTTTAAGATAGTTAATTTGCTCTATCATATCATCATCAAGTTTTCTTGATTGACCTGTATCATTACGCCTTTTAGGCATTAGACCATCAAAACCATATTTTTGATAACTATAGTACCAACGCTCTATAGTTGTAGCCGAAATAATAGTATCCATGCCCCTCGGATTGGTATAAGTGTTATGAGAGGCATCACGAAAAAAAGCCTTATTAGATTTCGAATCATCACATGTTCCGCTAATTAATGGAGCAAGAATGCTATACCTAAAAAGTGCAATTTTTTGCTTATCATCGTTATTCATTAAAAAATCCTCCTGTATTTATAAGTTTATTAGGAGTATAAATCATTAAAAAGTAAGCGTAAAACTAAGTTATGTGGGTGTTATTAAATAAAATATTTGAAGTGCTTTTAATTTGCATAAACTGTCTATTATATTTTTTAAAAGACATAATAGTTGTAAATTTATGATTTATTGGTATCTTAAAAACAGCTAATCGCTCTCTCCAGTGCCGATTGAACTGACGAATAATATATCTAATGTTACTTTCATCAATAAGTAAGTTGTTGATCATAATATTTTCGAAAGGTAATTTTTTTAAATAAGTCTGAATAACTGTGATAATATCCTTTAATAATATTTGAGAATAAGGAACAATCCAACTTGGTAGAACTGATTCAGTTTTACCACAACATTTACAGATTAATCTTAGAATTTTTAGTTCGTATAATTTACCAGAAATTTTAATAAAACGTTTATAATAGGCGTGTTTAATAAGACAGCC includes:
- a CDS encoding ExeA family protein, encoding MDYTSRFGLDFNPFIKNSKEIIIETSEYKETLLRLNILLETRGFGLITGSPGKGKTTIIRSWSKILNPSLFKVIYSSLSTLTVAEFYKNLAQQLGLEPMMRKNDNFKIIQNEITRYAVEKRITPVIIIDEANYINNGILNDLKILFNFEMDSKDRAVVLLVGLPNINNTLRLVSHEPLRQRITMNYHLDGLNKEEARSYIKNKLIGANCHVNIFSEGALEGIINSSNGIPRIINKICNACLLIGNNQNITDINNDIVMMAVNETELG
- a CDS encoding DDE-type integrase/transposase/recombinase, which encodes MNNDDKQKIALFRYSILAPLISGTCDDSKSNKAFFRDASHNTYTNPRGMDTIISATTIERWYYSYQKYGFDGLMPKRRNDTGQSRKLDDDMIEQINYLKSEYPRIPATLIHQKLISNGTINKGEISLSTINRYVNQLNKNNLYTNNKDMRRYERPHINEVWCGDSSVGPYLMINRKKHKVWIIAMLDDASRMITGIDVFFNDNTVNVMSVLKSAVSKYGRPKRLNFDNGSSYKNKQITLLAARIGSTLNYNPPYTPTGKAKVERFFKTLKQQWMSGLNMNDFSSLEDLRLSLLIYVKSYNQKIHSSLNGLSPMDRFFSESALIKRLSEDHIYKSFLLEIERRVSTDNVVVINEVEYEVHYRFSKQRITLRYSPDMKNIFILDKYTGDLTPIKLLNKHENSKIKREKVKLTGGKN
- a CDS encoding DUF6431 domain-containing protein gives rise to the protein MIDHLPFHRLSCSCGQKGCLIKHAYYKRFIKISGKLYELKILRLICKCCGKTESVLPSWIVPYSQILLKDIITVIQTYLKKLPFENIMINNLLIDESNIRYIIRQFNRHWRERLAVFKIPINHKFTTIMSFKKYNRQFMQIKSTSNILFNNTHIT